ATCCATGATTTATGAAAAAACAAAATCTTTATCAGACAAAAAGGTATTTGCCATTGGAGGAGAACATCTTGTTACATTGCCGGTATTTCAAGCATTGTATGACAAATTTCCTGAACTTTATGTAATCCATTTTGATGCACATGCGGATTTAAGGGACGACTATTTAGGCGACACTTTATCTCATGCAACGGTTATAAGAAGAATTTCTGATATCACAGGTTTTGGTAAAATATTCCAATACGGTATTAGAAGCGGTACAAAAGAAGAATATCAGCTTATAAAAAAACACAATACTTTAAACAGACCGATTGATGATATCAAAAAAATTATTGGTAACGCACCTGTCTATTTAACTGTTGATCTTGACGTTCTTGATCCATCAATATTCCCTGGGACAGGCACTCCTGAACCGGGAGGCTATACTTACATCCAACTTCTGGAAAAAATAAGAAATCTGCATGATATGAATATAATAGGCTGTGATGTTGTTGAGCTCTCACCTCACTATGATCAATCAGGCGTATCAACAATTGTAGCAGCAAAAATTATAAGAGAGCTTTTTTTCATTTTAGGGAAAAAAAATGTTTGAAATGTTTGTAAACATAGGCTATACAGTAATGGCGGTTATTTTTAAATCTAGGAGGTATAGATGAATAAGAAAGAATTGATTGAAAAGGTAGCAGAGAAAGCTGGTACTGTAAAAAAGGCTGATATCGAAAGAGTATTAAAAGCTTTCGAAGAGTCAGTGGTTGAAGCTCTTAAAGGGGGAGACAAGGTTACATTGGTTGGCTTTGGTACTTTTTCCGTTTCTGAGAGAAAAGCAAGAAAAGGTAGAAACCCTCAAACTGGCGAAACAATTGAAATTCCAGCTAAAAAATCTCCAAAGTTTTTGCCAGGAAAACTTTTTAAAGACTCTTTAAACTAATAAAAAGATGAGCCCATACGGGCTCTTTTTTTTGCCAT
This DNA window, taken from Deferrivibrio essentukiensis, encodes the following:
- the speB gene encoding agmatinase is translated as MAISNCFIGCNKELKEAEIALIGLPYDGTSSYRPGSRFAPNAIREASYGLETYSPVFDADLEENISVCDTGDIELPFGDVKRTLSMIYEKTKSLSDKKVFAIGGEHLVTLPVFQALYDKFPELYVIHFDAHADLRDDYLGDTLSHATVIRRISDITGFGKIFQYGIRSGTKEEYQLIKKHNTLNRPIDDIKKIIGNAPVYLTVDLDVLDPSIFPGTGTPEPGGYTYIQLLEKIRNLHDMNIIGCDVVELSPHYDQSGVSTIVAAKIIRELFFILGKKNV
- a CDS encoding HU family DNA-binding protein gives rise to the protein MNKKELIEKVAEKAGTVKKADIERVLKAFEESVVEALKGGDKVTLVGFGTFSVSERKARKGRNPQTGETIEIPAKKSPKFLPGKLFKDSLN